The Deltaproteobacteria bacterium genome window below encodes:
- a CDS encoding sigma 54-interacting transcriptional regulator has translation MTTVPAANIDADALRSRYVEVQRLADGAEGGSFLAREPGGAKVVCKPVPAASLPAVRFAFDLLRAAASPHLPAPRELWTGPSGHPWMITDWIEGAPMAPARQPADVALAEVLAVARALAVIHRAGTHHGDVSLGNVVVTPTRGCVLVDLAQLGRLGSGTPGFLAPEVLAGGGGPAADRFALGSLACARLFGEVPWRRPEALVGLTAAAVRARLDALGANGLQPAVVELLAGLLDPDPTRRPADAAALVHRLEQLQWLARADRPALPVARWHLPTRAPYRGVDPAPCVARVIAGPAADPLRLVVVAGPDHSGRRRLVEEIVQGVQLASTRDARLAEPVHDDDPSAWLERWLTAPPGAVIGWRLPLDAATLPRQAATAVAAASLTHAIAVVAAPPAWADALASLASPAVMLVHTRPWQRDELDAALAESYDGESQAVREAVLAHTGGWSGRVVRAFAACARARDPLFDRTAIERALAATSEAEPMVPAIARAVLRAHWRVATGDEARALPGHLHDGEQPLGSAVMAARVGLGDDAVESLARTELAGHDDASLSLALDADAAAAVQSRVQRQPPRPGSADAAALVRWVQRRRGGVPPSVLAITARVLLAEGASSAALALVDARREPELSLEAARALQRLGRAEDALARLPRAPAGTRGDLALQIEGLALRLLVDLGRAEEAVRGIDDGALAGHGIGCATFGLWAGYARLAIDDREGAERTLAAVDAAVAGLDDPRAAGLRARALQLQGNLALARGELARAASVWAAAAAAFVEGGEPVGELALRGSLCGLCVQSFAAEGLVHGRVALRGLLVRGDHDALATAAVNLAQLLARTGARDELAVLCQGLATALGAWAPAAAQARRERAQAELAWCDAVARSDRDGWQQARNAFDHAARRLARCELHAEASESWARACACARAAARLDVAAGDLASARLEARRAGDDDPWRIVVEECALAAARGVNERSAAALSSLGSDQLDGWLARGQLDRAWAVTRTAWAATRVGLPLGHPQRERMARRVLHIQESIMDKTAAADRAAVRTALWAESEREALRDLVDATAPSEPSPAVGAASPAGLPPVGPRAADHLERLLRIHRRLAREDRLEPLLEQVIDAVMELTDAERGAIVVLAGDGTRRELTRELGSSGQAVQFSRSIIDRVIEGGEPVLSVDAAADDRFDGSRSISHLNLRSVLAVPLSFRGERLGAIYVDHRLRRGNFVEHDLERVEEFAELAAFAIAHARALAAVRDQAARLAEQHERLATLLEARDVEVVGLRARVAEVETGGERHGLVGSAPPMQRVYRLVERLADTDVPVVVYGESGTGKELVARAIHRAGSRRDKPFVAENCGAIPETLLESVLFGHAKGAFTGADRAKPGLFEAAHGGTIFLDEVGETSAAMQTKLLRVLQEGEVRRVGENASRPVDVRVIAASNRDLDAMVEQGRFRRDLYYRIHVVRVELPPLRARTEDIGALVQHFLVRRGGQRLTVLPATLRVLASYAWPGNVRELENEVQRWIALCDDEVGPEDLSPALSGGEPALDPDDLRIRPRVERLERDLIDRALDRARGNQTKAAELLGLSRFGLQKKLRKRSDPHADDADGSEP, from the coding sequence ATGACGACCGTCCCCGCCGCCAACATCGATGCCGACGCGCTGCGCTCGCGCTATGTCGAGGTGCAACGGCTGGCGGACGGCGCCGAGGGCGGCAGCTTCCTCGCGCGGGAGCCCGGGGGCGCCAAGGTGGTGTGCAAGCCGGTCCCTGCGGCCTCGCTCCCGGCGGTCCGCTTCGCGTTCGACCTGCTGCGTGCGGCCGCATCGCCCCACCTGCCCGCGCCGCGGGAGCTGTGGACGGGCCCCAGCGGGCACCCATGGATGATCACGGACTGGATCGAGGGCGCGCCGATGGCCCCCGCGCGACAGCCCGCCGATGTTGCGTTGGCCGAGGTGCTGGCGGTCGCGCGGGCGTTGGCCGTCATCCACCGCGCTGGCACCCACCACGGCGACGTCAGCCTCGGCAACGTCGTGGTGACGCCGACCCGGGGCTGCGTGCTGGTCGACCTCGCCCAGCTCGGACGGCTCGGCAGCGGCACGCCTGGGTTCCTCGCCCCCGAGGTCCTCGCCGGCGGTGGTGGACCGGCCGCCGATCGCTTCGCCTTGGGCTCGCTGGCCTGCGCGCGGTTGTTCGGTGAGGTGCCGTGGCGACGCCCGGAGGCACTGGTCGGGCTGACCGCCGCCGCGGTGCGAGCCCGGCTCGACGCGCTCGGTGCCAACGGGCTGCAACCCGCCGTCGTCGAGCTGCTCGCGGGCCTGCTCGACCCCGATCCGACGCGGCGGCCGGCCGACGCGGCCGCACTGGTCCATCGTCTCGAGCAGCTGCAGTGGCTTGCCCGCGCCGATCGGCCGGCGCTGCCGGTCGCCCGCTGGCACCTCCCCACGCGGGCGCCCTACCGCGGGGTCGACCCGGCGCCGTGCGTCGCGCGGGTGATCGCGGGGCCGGCCGCCGATCCACTGCGGCTGGTGGTGGTGGCGGGCCCCGACCACAGCGGTCGACGTCGGCTGGTCGAGGAGATCGTGCAGGGCGTGCAGCTCGCCAGCACCCGCGACGCGCGGCTCGCCGAGCCGGTGCATGACGACGATCCGAGCGCGTGGCTCGAGCGGTGGTTGACGGCGCCCCCGGGCGCCGTGATCGGCTGGCGGCTGCCGCTCGACGCCGCGACGCTGCCGCGACAGGCTGCGACCGCGGTCGCAGCCGCCTCGCTGACCCACGCGATCGCCGTGGTCGCGGCCCCGCCCGCCTGGGCCGACGCGCTGGCGTCGTTGGCGAGCCCGGCGGTGATGCTCGTGCACACGCGGCCATGGCAGCGCGACGAGCTGGATGCCGCGCTCGCGGAATCCTACGACGGCGAGTCCCAGGCGGTGCGCGAGGCCGTCCTCGCGCACACCGGTGGCTGGTCCGGTCGCGTGGTGCGGGCATTCGCCGCCTGCGCGCGGGCCCGCGACCCGCTGTTCGATCGCACCGCGATCGAGCGGGCGCTCGCCGCCACCTCCGAGGCGGAGCCGATGGTGCCCGCGATCGCCCGCGCGGTGCTGCGCGCCCACTGGCGTGTCGCCACGGGGGACGAGGCGCGCGCGCTGCCGGGGCACCTGCACGACGGCGAGCAGCCGCTCGGATCGGCGGTGATGGCTGCCCGCGTCGGGCTCGGCGATGACGCGGTCGAGTCGCTGGCGCGTACCGAGCTGGCCGGCCACGACGATGCGAGTCTCTCGCTCGCACTCGATGCCGACGCCGCCGCAGCGGTGCAGTCACGGGTCCAGCGCCAGCCGCCTCGCCCGGGCAGCGCCGACGCGGCGGCGCTGGTCCGGTGGGTGCAACGTCGCCGCGGCGGCGTGCCGCCGTCGGTGCTGGCGATCACCGCGCGGGTGCTGCTGGCCGAGGGGGCCTCGAGCGCCGCGCTGGCGCTGGTCGATGCTCGCCGCGAGCCCGAGCTCTCGCTCGAGGCGGCGCGTGCGTTGCAGCGGCTCGGTCGGGCCGAGGATGCGTTGGCCCGCCTGCCGCGTGCACCGGCCGGCACCCGGGGCGACCTCGCCTTGCAGATCGAAGGGCTCGCGCTGCGGCTGTTGGTCGATCTCGGTCGGGCCGAGGAGGCCGTGCGCGGGATCGACGATGGTGCGCTCGCCGGCCACGGCATCGGCTGCGCCACCTTCGGCCTGTGGGCCGGCTATGCCCGGCTCGCGATCGACGATCGCGAGGGCGCCGAGCGAACCCTGGCGGCGGTCGACGCCGCGGTCGCAGGGCTCGACGATCCGCGCGCGGCCGGGCTCCGTGCGCGCGCACTGCAGCTGCAGGGCAACCTCGCGCTCGCACGCGGCGAGCTGGCCCGCGCCGCCAGCGTGTGGGCAGCGGCGGCGGCGGCATTCGTCGAGGGTGGTGAGCCTGTCGGCGAGCTCGCGCTGCGGGGATCGCTGTGTGGCCTCTGCGTGCAGAGCTTCGCCGCCGAGGGCCTCGTGCACGGACGCGTCGCACTGCGCGGCTTGCTGGTGCGGGGCGATCACGATGCGCTCGCGACCGCGGCGGTGAACCTCGCCCAGCTGCTCGCGCGCACCGGCGCGCGCGACGAGCTGGCGGTGCTGTGTCAGGGGCTCGCGACCGCGCTCGGGGCCTGGGCCCCAGCGGCGGCCCAGGCCCGCCGCGAGCGCGCGCAGGCCGAGCTGGCATGGTGCGACGCGGTCGCGCGCAGCGATCGCGACGGCTGGCAGCAGGCTCGCAATGCCTTCGACCACGCCGCCCGGCGGCTGGCGCGGTGTGAGCTCCACGCCGAGGCCAGCGAGTCGTGGGCACGTGCGTGCGCGTGTGCCCGCGCGGCCGCGCGGCTCGACGTCGCCGCCGGCGACCTCGCGAGCGCGCGCCTCGAGGCCCGTCGCGCGGGCGACGATGACCCGTGGCGGATCGTGGTCGAGGAGTGTGCGCTGGCGGCCGCCCGCGGCGTGAACGAGCGCAGTGCGGCGGCCCTGTCGTCGCTCGGCAGCGATCAGCTCGACGGTTGGCTCGCGCGCGGCCAGCTCGATCGCGCGTGGGCCGTGACGCGCACTGCCTGGGCCGCGACCCGGGTCGGGCTGCCGCTCGGCCATCCCCAACGCGAGCGCATGGCCCGTCGGGTCCTGCACATCCAGGAGAGCATCATGGACAAGACAGCTGCGGCCGATCGTGCCGCCGTGCGGACCGCGTTGTGGGCGGAGAGCGAGCGAGAGGCGCTGCGCGACCTCGTCGACGCGACCGCGCCCAGCGAGCCCAGCCCCGCCGTGGGCGCAGCCTCGCCCGCCGGCCTGCCGCCGGTCGGGCCGCGCGCCGCCGATCACCTCGAACGGTTGCTGCGGATCCATCGCCGGCTCGCCCGCGAGGATCGCCTCGAGCCCCTGCTCGAGCAGGTCATCGATGCGGTGATGGAGCTGACCGACGCCGAGCGCGGCGCCATCGTGGTGCTCGCGGGCGACGGCACCCGTCGCGAGCTGACCCGCGAGCTGGGGAGCAGTGGCCAGGCGGTGCAGTTCTCGCGCTCGATCATCGATCGCGTGATCGAGGGTGGCGAGCCGGTGCTCAGTGTCGACGCCGCCGCCGACGATCGCTTCGACGGCTCGCGCAGCATCAGCCACCTCAACCTGCGATCGGTGCTCGCGGTGCCGCTGTCGTTCCGCGGGGAGCGACTGGGGGCGATCTATGTCGACCATCGGCTGCGACGCGGCAACTTCGTCGAGCACGACCTCGAGCGGGTCGAGGAGTTCGCCGAGCTCGCCGCCTTCGCGATCGCCCATGCCCGCGCGCTCGCGGCGGTGCGGGACCAGGCCGCGCGGCTGGCCGAGCAGCACGAGCGCCTCGCGACCCTGCTCGAGGCCCGCGACGTCGAGGTCGTGGGCCTGCGTGCGCGCGTGGCCGAGGTCGAGACCGGTGGCGAGCGCCACGGTCTGGTCGGCAGTGCGCCGCCGATGCAGCGCGTCTATCGGCTGGTCGAGCGGCTCGCCGACACCGACGTGCCGGTGGTGGTCTATGGCGAGAGCGGCACCGGCAAGGAGCTGGTCGCCCGCGCGATCCATCGCGCCGGCTCGCGGCGCGACAAGCCGTTCGTGGCCGAGAACTGCGGTGCGATCCCCGAGACCTTGCTCGAGAGCGTGCTGTTCGGCCACGCCAAGGGCGCCTTCACCGGCGCCGATCGGGCCAAGCCGGGGCTGTTCGAGGCCGCCCATGGCGGCACCATCTTCCTCGACGAGGTCGGAGAGACCAGCGCCGCGATGCAGACCAAGCTGCTGCGCGTGCTGCAGGAGGGCGAGGTCCGTCGGGTCGGCGAGAACGCCTCGCGGCCGGTCGACGTGCGGGTGATCGCGGCCTCCAACCGCGACCTCGATGCGATGGTGGAGCAGGGCCGCTTCCGCCGCGACCTCTACTATCGCATCCACGTGGTGCGGGTCGAGCTGCCGCCACTGCGCGCTCGCACCGAGGACATCGGCGCGCTGGTGCAGCACTTCTTGGTACGCCGCGGCGGCCAACGCTTGACGGTGCTGCCCGCGACGCTGCGGGTCCTCGCCAGCTACGCGTGGCCGGGCAACGTGCGCGAGCTCGAGAACGAAGTGCAGCGTTGGATCGCGCTGTGCGACGACGAGGTCGGACCCGAAGACCTCTCACCCGCGCTGTCGGGCGGCGAGCCGGCGCTCGACCCCGACGACCTGCGGATCCGCCCGCGGGTCGAGCGACTCGAGCGCGACCTGATCGATCGCGCACTCGATCGCGCGCGCGGCAACCAGACCAAGGCGGCCGAGCTGCTGGGCCTGTCCCGCTTCGGTCTGCAGAAGAAGCTGCGCAAGCGCAGTGATCCCCACGCCGACGACGCCGACGGCTCCGAGCCGTGA
- the lipB gene encoding lipoyl(octanoyl) transferase LipB → MAQESDAAPLRAAWLGRMPFAPALELQLALREAVADGRVAPTLLLVEHPPVVTLGRRGARSDVLFSDAQLAAFGVEVCETPRGGQVTLHAPGQLVAYPIVPIGFQVRRHVTRLGQAAVELLAELGVADVELRTDPLGVWYRPGMPERAKLASIGVHVSRGVTVQGIAVNLAVDRRLFAGLVSCGMPGVSMSSAVDVGGAEIAIETAAWAYAGRFAALGGATLAPVARDALLP, encoded by the coding sequence ATGGCGCAGGAGTCCGACGCCGCGCCCCTGCGGGCCGCCTGGCTGGGGCGGATGCCCTTCGCGCCGGCGCTCGAGCTGCAGCTCGCGCTGCGCGAGGCGGTCGCCGACGGGCGGGTCGCGCCGACCCTGCTGCTGGTCGAGCACCCGCCGGTCGTGACGCTGGGGCGGCGCGGGGCCCGGAGCGACGTCCTGTTCAGCGACGCCCAGCTCGCGGCGTTCGGCGTCGAGGTCTGCGAGACCCCGAGGGGCGGGCAGGTGACCCTGCACGCGCCCGGGCAGCTGGTCGCGTACCCGATCGTCCCGATCGGCTTCCAGGTCCGACGCCATGTGACGCGGCTCGGGCAGGCCGCGGTCGAGCTGCTCGCCGAGCTCGGGGTCGCCGACGTCGAGCTGCGCACCGACCCCTTGGGGGTGTGGTATCGGCCCGGCATGCCGGAGCGGGCCAAGCTCGCCTCGATCGGGGTCCACGTCAGCCGCGGCGTCACCGTGCAAGGGATCGCCGTCAACCTCGCGGTCGACCGGCGGCTGTTCGCCGGCCTGGTGTCGTGCGGGATGCCAGGGGTGTCGATGTCGAGTGCGGTCGACGTCGGCGGCGCCGAGATCGCGATCGAGACGGCGGCGTGGGCCTACGCGGGGCGCTTCGCGGCGCTGGGGGGGGCCACGCTCGCGCCCGTCGCTCGCGACGCGTTGTTGCCGTGA
- a CDS encoding winged helix-turn-helix domain-containing protein, with protein MTFLEAAIEILRNAAEPLHFAEVAKRAVAENLLSHVGRDPEAAMRSCLNSASRMGNDDEPPLIMRDKPGFYVVRAGAALPPSPPRPAPPIVVAPTRAVPSRAPTPAVPAGRDGGRRHSENPRSSQGMDGKSKVRSRRRGAAAEGEPEQAAAVETAESASDASMPRTSRSVEFVAPEGSGLDGVTDVALVMANAMSRLVEERPELRHELDAMQQQAEPTRARDAEREPPRDRDRDRDRDRDRDRAATRDDRGLDDRGGRRRRRRRRRGKRVEWTGGAEARPATAADRLLDEVAGVLEAAGARSLHVRQIAEQLAAKGVLGGEISEIERAATAMLLIDVKTHGRASRFAARGDARYQLQGTRVPDRAAKAEAALREALREVEQETQAQFVQWLQSLGARALESLVRIWLRTEGYPLQASLPPGRGVGRLVVEDAEAEDEDQRLLAVIVPRRTALDPKAWEGEPERHGCAGVLLFAMADGGEEVVPDARVIGAGELASWLREHGIGVQKLRFDVTVLDPTVIESVAGLDS; from the coding sequence ATGACCTTCCTCGAGGCCGCGATCGAGATCCTTCGCAACGCCGCCGAACCGCTGCACTTCGCCGAAGTCGCCAAGCGGGCGGTGGCCGAAAACCTTCTTTCGCACGTCGGGCGAGACCCCGAAGCTGCGATGCGGAGTTGTCTCAACTCCGCGTCGCGCATGGGCAACGACGACGAGCCGCCGCTGATCATGCGCGACAAGCCCGGCTTCTACGTCGTGCGTGCCGGCGCTGCGCTGCCGCCGTCACCCCCGCGGCCGGCACCACCCATCGTGGTGGCGCCGACCCGTGCCGTGCCGTCGCGCGCCCCGACGCCGGCCGTCCCCGCGGGCCGTGACGGCGGTCGTCGACACAGTGAAAATCCCAGGAGTTCCCAAGGTATGGACGGAAAGTCTAAAGTGAGATCGCGACGCCGTGGTGCGGCCGCCGAGGGTGAGCCCGAGCAGGCCGCGGCGGTCGAGACCGCCGAGTCGGCGAGCGACGCTTCGATGCCGCGCACGTCGCGATCGGTGGAGTTCGTGGCGCCCGAGGGCTCCGGCCTCGACGGTGTCACCGACGTGGCGTTGGTGATGGCGAACGCGATGTCGCGGCTGGTCGAAGAGCGGCCGGAGCTGCGCCACGAGCTCGACGCGATGCAGCAGCAGGCCGAGCCGACGCGGGCCCGCGACGCCGAGCGCGAGCCGCCGCGGGATCGCGATCGCGATCGTGATCGCGATCGTGATCGCGATCGGGCCGCGACCCGCGACGATCGTGGGCTCGACGATCGTGGCGGCCGCCGCCGCCGTCGTCGTCGTCGTCGCGGCAAGCGGGTCGAGTGGACCGGCGGCGCCGAAGCCCGCCCGGCGACCGCCGCCGACCGTCTCCTCGACGAGGTCGCTGGCGTGCTCGAGGCCGCCGGCGCCCGCTCCCTGCACGTGCGGCAGATCGCGGAGCAGCTCGCCGCCAAGGGGGTGCTCGGCGGCGAGATCTCCGAGATCGAGCGGGCCGCCACGGCCATGCTGCTGATCGACGTGAAGACCCACGGCCGCGCCTCCCGCTTCGCGGCCCGCGGCGACGCCCGCTACCAGCTCCAGGGCACGCGCGTGCCCGACCGCGCGGCCAAGGCCGAGGCCGCCCTGCGCGAAGCGTTGCGCGAGGTGGAGCAGGAAACGCAGGCGCAATTCGTTCAATGGTTGCAGTCTCTTGGCGCCCGAGCCCTCGAGTCCCTCGTGAGGATCTGGCTCCGCACCGAGGGCTACCCACTGCAGGCCTCGCTGCCGCCGGGTCGCGGGGTGGGGCGCCTGGTGGTCGAGGACGCGGAGGCCGAGGACGAGGACCAGCGCCTGCTCGCGGTGATCGTCCCGCGGCGCACCGCGCTCGACCCCAAGGCGTGGGAGGGTGAGCCCGAGCGCCACGGCTGCGCGGGCGTGCTGCTCTTCGCGATGGCCGACGGCGGCGAGGAGGTCGTCCCCGACGCGCGCGTGATCGGGGCCGGCGAGCTGGCCAGCTGGCTGCGCGAGCACGGCATCGGCGTGCAGAAGCTCCGCTTCGACGTGACGGTGCTCGACCCCACGGTCATCGAGTCGGTGGCCGGACTGGACAGCTAG
- a CDS encoding transglycosylase domain-containing protein has product MTPRLQRGAQAGLLLLAAATPWCEAGALDAAASQLAARGATVAAWDVDVGGLHLIGVEAVVGTRALAADRIDIGSDGRTIAVAVHALEVRGRDDHDTPATTAATPGEDPTAAAAAAAVDPWRVRNGGVPLEIRVVDPLALELPRGAELRLNDTVLTVDRAGWPSLRASGQIEGPAELTATLDHLDVRRSDGAWLLEAAFTPDGGNALSASGRVDDERLAVTLRDPSAQQRLTITLHRDNGDVELAAQSFPLAALGLAPRLARLQAGHRLQLALADATLDGALELTTQAPIRAHAEALVIAGVGIDDRRLAPSAVRLGPVTIDGDLALDGEGGGSAQLWLAHGDARLATAASLEGRNVEVDVDLAELPCQALLDSLPRGLGDALVGAQLSGNIDARLDFSLSLDALAATDTDDVSAPPPGTLSLAFPFLERCRTTTDPSGVDLQALRGPYRHRFATDEGRTIDRVLAAGAPGYVPLSRVPRIAAAFIALEDTGFWYHDGFDREQIERAFWHNVVSGRVRRGASTISQQTARNLWLGVDRSLARKLQEAYLTARLESAVGKARILELYLNLIELGPGVYGIDAAARHHFGVAADELNPLQAVHLASLAPAPNGLSRRFASGEVDDAWLDGLRHHLRRMHRKRMISAAELARGLHAELGLVRHDRDG; this is encoded by the coding sequence GTGACACCTCGCCTGCAGCGGGGCGCACAGGCGGGCCTGCTGCTGCTGGCCGCCGCCACGCCGTGGTGCGAGGCGGGCGCGCTCGATGCCGCCGCGTCGCAGCTCGCAGCCCGCGGCGCCACCGTGGCGGCGTGGGATGTCGACGTGGGCGGGCTCCACCTGATCGGGGTCGAGGCCGTGGTGGGCACGCGCGCACTCGCGGCCGATCGCATCGACATCGGCAGCGACGGGCGCACGATCGCCGTGGCCGTCCACGCGCTCGAGGTCCGCGGGCGCGACGACCACGACACCCCGGCAACCACCGCCGCAACCCCCGGCGAGGATCCGACCGCGGCCGCGGCCGCGGCGGCCGTCGACCCCTGGCGCGTGCGCAACGGCGGCGTGCCGCTCGAGATCCGCGTGGTCGACCCGCTCGCGCTCGAGCTCCCGCGCGGCGCCGAGCTCCGGCTGAACGACACCGTGCTCACGGTCGATCGCGCCGGCTGGCCGTCGCTGCGCGCGAGCGGGCAGATCGAGGGGCCCGCCGAGCTCACCGCGACCCTCGATCACCTCGACGTGCGCCGCAGCGACGGCGCCTGGCTGCTCGAGGCCGCCTTCACCCCCGACGGCGGCAACGCGCTGAGCGCCAGCGGGCGCGTCGACGACGAACGGCTCGCGGTCACGCTGCGGGACCCGAGCGCGCAGCAGCGCCTGACGATCACGCTGCATCGCGACAATGGCGACGTCGAGCTGGCGGCGCAGTCGTTCCCGCTGGCCGCGCTCGGGCTGGCGCCCCGGCTCGCGCGGCTGCAGGCGGGCCACCGCCTGCAGCTCGCGCTCGCGGACGCGACCCTCGACGGCGCACTCGAGCTCACGACCCAGGCGCCGATCCGGGCCCACGCCGAGGCCCTCGTGATCGCCGGCGTCGGCATCGACGATCGCCGCCTCGCGCCGAGCGCGGTGAGACTCGGTCCGGTCACGATCGACGGTGATCTCGCACTCGACGGCGAGGGCGGCGGCTCGGCGCAGCTGTGGCTCGCCCACGGCGACGCTCGCCTGGCGACTGCGGCCAGCCTCGAGGGGCGCAACGTCGAGGTCGATGTCGACCTGGCCGAGCTGCCGTGTCAGGCGCTGCTCGACTCCCTGCCGCGCGGACTCGGCGACGCGCTGGTCGGTGCGCAGCTGTCGGGCAACATCGACGCGCGCCTCGACTTCTCGCTCTCGCTCGATGCCCTGGCCGCGACCGACACCGACGACGTGTCGGCGCCGCCGCCCGGCACGTTGTCGCTGGCGTTCCCATTCCTCGAGCGCTGCCGCACCACCACCGATCCCTCGGGTGTCGATCTCCAGGCGCTGCGCGGGCCCTACCGCCACCGCTTTGCGACCGACGAGGGCCGCACGATCGACCGCGTGCTGGCTGCAGGCGCGCCGGGCTATGTGCCGCTGTCGCGGGTGCCGCGGATCGCCGCCGCCTTCATCGCGCTCGAGGACACCGGGTTCTGGTACCACGATGGCTTCGATCGCGAGCAGATCGAGCGCGCGTTCTGGCACAACGTCGTGAGCGGCCGCGTGCGGCGCGGCGCGAGCACGATCAGCCAGCAGACCGCGCGCAACCTCTGGCTCGGCGTCGATCGATCGCTGGCCCGCAAGCTCCAGGAGGCCTACCTCACTGCGCGCCTCGAGTCCGCGGTCGGCAAGGCCCGCATCCTCGAGCTCTACCTCAACCTCATCGAGCTCGGCCCGGGCGTGTATGGCATCGACGCCGCCGCGCGCCATCACTTCGGCGTCGCCGCCGACGAGCTGAACCCGCTGCAGGCGGTGCACCTGGCCTCGCTCGCGCCGGCGCCCAACGGGCTCAGCCGCCGCTTCGCGAGCGGCGAGGTCGACGACGCGTGGCTCGACGGCCTGCGCCACCACCTGCGACGCATGCACCGCAAGCGGATGATCTCCGCCGCCGAGCTCGCGCGGGGCCTGCACGCCGAGCTGGGCCTCGTGCGGCACGATCGCGACGGCTGA
- a CDS encoding metallophosphoesterase family protein, translating into MRYGIFSDSHANIDALQTVLREFDRAKVDTLVCIGDTVGYGAQPNPCCDLVRANARHTILGNHDAAVGGRMDYSYYYDAARQALDHHANQLSDANMEWLRGLPYNVTEGDTHFCHGSPVDLEQFEYIFTIDQAATCLPIWQRLGQVTFIGHSHLCKAYALGRERVYEVITKRFEIHPEFRYIISVGSVGQPRDHDPRASFTVYDDVERTFEFLRVEYDVATAAQRIFDDKRLSDSFGARLFAGV; encoded by the coding sequence ATGCGCTACGGCATCTTCAGCGACTCGCACGCGAACATCGACGCGCTGCAGACCGTGCTCCGCGAGTTCGACCGCGCCAAGGTCGACACGCTGGTGTGCATCGGCGACACCGTCGGCTACGGCGCGCAGCCCAACCCGTGCTGCGATCTGGTCCGCGCCAACGCCCGTCACACCATCCTCGGCAACCATGACGCCGCGGTCGGCGGGCGCATGGACTACAGCTACTACTACGACGCTGCTCGGCAGGCGCTCGATCACCACGCCAACCAGCTGTCCGACGCCAACATGGAGTGGTTGCGCGGGCTGCCGTACAACGTGACCGAGGGCGACACCCACTTCTGCCACGGCTCGCCGGTCGACCTCGAGCAGTTCGAGTACATCTTCACGATCGATCAGGCCGCGACCTGCCTGCCGATCTGGCAGCGGCTCGGACAGGTCACGTTCATCGGGCACTCGCACCTGTGCAAGGCCTACGCGCTCGGGCGCGAGCGGGTCTACGAGGTGATCACGAAGCGCTTCGAGATCCACCCGGAGTTCCGCTACATCATCTCGGTGGGCTCGGTCGGGCAGCCGCGCGACCACGACCCGCGCGCGAGCTTCACGGTCTACGACGACGTCGAGCGCACCTTCGAGTTCCTCCGTGTCGAGTACGACGTCGCGACCGCGGCGCAACGCATCTTCGACGACAAGCGGCTGTCGGACAGCTTCGGCGCGCGACTCTTCGCCGGCGTCTAG